A genome region from Erigeron canadensis isolate Cc75 chromosome 3, C_canadensis_v1, whole genome shotgun sequence includes the following:
- the LOC122594430 gene encoding uncharacterized protein LOC122594430 has translation MILSISILYFHSNRAIPILTMIMAIVMAVYSLDTNNVFDPCSDTKVLRGDGFTFGLAFSSKESFFSNQIQLSPCDTRLSLHGTNAQLAVFRPKVDELTFLTLNTSDFDPAKAGGYMVAFAGRRYAARSIPTLVADKSNIITSFTLVLEFKEGRLVNLYWKKFGCKSCAERSGICLDNEVCATPVSKCKTNGGSVDCSISVQLAFSGTDKMLEVLNSWYEVEKLRQYSLVGLYEGINGLIG, from the exons ATGATTTTATCTATTTCGATTCTATATTTCCATTCGAATCGGGCAATTCCGATTCTAACAATGATTATGGCAATAGTGATGGCGGTTTATTCCTTAGATACCAACAATGTGTTTGATCCATGTTCGGATACAAAGGTTTTGAGAGGGGATGGATTTACATTTGGACTCGCATTTTCTTCAAAGGAATCTTTCTTCTCTAACCAAATTCAGCTTTCACCCTGCGATACTCGCCTCTCCCTCCACGGAACTAATGCTCAACTCGCTGTTTTTAGGCCAAAAGTCGACGAGCTCACATTTCTCACTCTTAATACCTCTGACTTTGATCCG GCAAAAGCCGGGGGATACATGGTTGCATTTGCTGGAAGACGATATGCAGCAAGATCAATCCCTACTTTAGTTGCGGATAAATCTAACATCATCACAAGTTTCACTTTG gtACTAGAATTCAAAGAAGGAAGACTAGTTAACTTATATTGGAAGAAATTTGGGTGTAAATCGTGTGCAGAGAGATCGGGCATTTGCCTCGACAATGAAGTATGTGCTACACCCGTTTCAAAGTGCAAGACTAATGGTGGCTCGGTGGATTGTAGCATTAGTGTGCAGCTAGCGTTTTCGGGCACAGATAAGATGTTAGAAGTTCTTAATTCGTGGTATGAGGTCGAAAAGCTTAGACAATATTCGCTAGTTGGTTTGTACGAAGGCATCAATGGCTTAATTGGTTAA
- the LOC122592918 gene encoding uncharacterized protein LOC122592918 → MATASATLSPVNFTVVAPTSKSSNRTTTKVTYIKGMNSFGGLKAHNTTVAALGLPVCTEQQFANIVCSLRKKPSFKNGGGALTSTCSAVAEIFKIAAIMNGLTLVGVAVGFVLLRIEASVEEAE, encoded by the coding sequence ATGGCAACAGCCTCAGCCACTCTATCTCCAGTCAACTTCACAGTGGTTGCACCCACAAGTAAGTCATCAAACAGAACAACAACCAAAGTGACTTACATCAAAGGCATGAACTCATTTGGTGGGCTTAAAGCCCATAACACCACTGTGGCTGCATTAGGACTTCCTGTTTGCACTGAACAACAATTTGCAAACATTGTTTGCTCATTGAGAAAgaaaccatcatttaaaaatGGTGGTGGTGCACTAACTTCAACTTGCAGTGCAGTGGCTGAGATTTTCAAGATAGCTGCAATTATGAATGGACTAACACTTGTTGGAGTTGCAGTTGGTTTTGTTCTTTTAAGGATTGAAGCATCTGTTGAAGAAGCTGAGTAA
- the LOC122592917 gene encoding transmembrane protein 45A — MGTLAGHLVPGSALALLGLWHIINTIRAYHLKGPTQFKSSFWHPLVSPVSKLAYMELMLIIFFSIFSIVMQVLDYPLFSFAFKLNNYEHATMFLHLAIYAGFTLYSELKQKSDILFEVSGILAASVFGQELFLLYYHSADHVGIEGHYHWLMQLIVIVSFLTALSVTMMPSSFPSSLVLSISVAFQGFWFINMGFMLWVPEFVPKGCTIRLGHGGDSDMHGAVMCGNHEAALRAKGLANLQFSWILAAILIFVGFICLCFQKKAPPRSQAIEYERLNSRIAEIPLSVGGFKQVTYP; from the coding sequence ATGGGAACACTAGCAGGACATCTAGTCCCTGGTTCGGCCCTTGCTCTACTTGGATTATGGCACATCATCAATACCATCCGAGCCTACCACCTCAAAGGCCCGACCCAATTCAAATCAAGCTTTTGGCATCCCTTAGTGAGTCCGGTGTCCAAGCTAGCATACATGGAGCTCatgcttattatttttttctccatATTTTCCATAGTTATGCAGGTTTTGGATTACCCTTTATTCTCCTTTGCATTTAAGCTCAATAATTACGAGCACGCCACAATGTTTCTACACTTAGCTATATATGCTGGCTTTACCCTTTACAGCGAGTTAAAACAGAAATCCGACATCTTGTTTGAAGTTTCTGGAATTCTTGCTGCTTCTGTTTTCGGTCAAGAGCTGTTTTTACTTTATTACCACTCAGCCGATCATGTAGGGATCGAGGGTCATTACCATTGGCTAATGCAACTTATTGTGATCGTTTCCTTTTTAACAGCGTTATCTGTCACTATGATGCCATCCAGCTTCCCTTCATCACTTGTTCTTTCTATATCAGTCGCGTTTCAAGGGTTTTGGTTCATTAACATGGGGTTCATGTTATGGGTTCCTGAGTTTGTCCCCAAAGGGTGCACCATACGGTTAGGCCACGGTGGTGACAGTGATATGCACGGCGCAGTCATGTGTGGGAACCACGAGGCGGCTTTAAGGGCTAAAGGGTTGGCTAATTTACAGTTCAGTTGGATACTCGCCGCAATTTTAATATTTGTGGGGTTTATATGCTTATGTTTCCAGAAAAAGGCCCCTCCTAGAAGTCAAGCTATCGAGTATGAACGACTTAATAGTCGAATTGCTGAAATCCCTCTTTCGGTTGGTGGATTTAAGCAAGTTACTTACCCATAA
- the LOC122594141 gene encoding protein JINGUBANG-like, with translation MTKQINGSSNTKDNNIIRAGKQTLSVLLHSSEPNIFITTNYKQHENNESGHRSSNASSVSPNTSLNSSPVRHFMSPIKYMQSPYSKSPWTNLPYGSDRENGYIGNTGLIGSLVREGGHIYSLALSDDLLYTGSDSKNIRVWKNLMEFSGFNSSSGLVKAILVIGDQIFTGHQDGKIRVWKYSGKRKKGYIRVGNLPTTKDFIKSSMKPSNYIEVRRSRNVPWIKHFDAVTCMSLDKKHGLLYSGSWDRSMKVWQLSNFKCLESIDAHNDAINSVVVGFDSLVFTGSSDGTVKVWRRELVGKAKKHILVYTLLDQESAVTSVVVNTTDATVYAGSSDGLINFWEFEKQALSHGGVLRGHKLAVLCLATAGNLLLSGSADKSICVWRREGGGIHTCLSVLNGHTGPVKCLAVQERSEDNENDENYQEWVVYSGSLDNSVNLWRVSEQPQICNR, from the coding sequence ATGACGAAACAAATTAATGGTAGTAGTAACACCAAAGATAATAATATCATTCGCGCTGGAAAACAAACACTTTCGGTTCTTCTCCATAGCTCCGAACCAAACATCTTCATaacaacaaattacaaacaacaCGAAAACAACGAATCCGGTCACCGTAGTAGCAACGCTTCGTCTGTTAGTCCTAACACGTCTTTAAATTCATCTCCGGTACGTCATTTCATGTCACCAATTAAGTATATGCAATCACCGTATTCGAAATCTCCATGGACTAATCTCCCTTATGGAAGTGATAGAGAAAATGGTTATATCGGGAATACCGGGTTAATTGGATCTTTGGTACGTGAAGGAGGTCATATTTATTCATTAGCTTTATCTGATGACTTGTTGTACACGGGCTCGGATTCTAAGAACATTAGGGTATGGAAGAATTTGATGGAGTTCTCGGGGTTCAACTCAAGTAGTGGATTAGTGAAAGCTATCCTTGTAATTGGTGACCAGATATTTACTGGTCACCAGGATGGAAAGATTCGGGTTTGGAAGTATTCAGGTAAGAGAAAAAAGGGTTATATACGGGTGGGTAACTTACCCACCacaaaagattttattaaaagcTCCATGAAACCTAGTAATTACATAGAAGTACGACGTAGTCGTAATGTTCCTTGGATAAAACATTTCGACGCGGTTACATGCATGAGTTTGGATAAAAAACATGGGTTGTTGTATTCAGGATCTTGGGATAGATCCATGAAAGTCTGGcaactttcaaattttaagtGTTTAGAATCTATAGATGCTCATAACGATGCTATCAATAGCGTCGTAGTGGGGTTTGACAGCCTGGTCTTCACTGGTTCCTCGGATGGAACAGTGAAGGTCTGGCGAAGGGAGTTGGTTGGGAAAGCAAAAAAGCATATTTTGGTTTACACACTTTTGGATCAAGAAAGTGCGGTGACATCTGTGGTGGTCAACACCACAGATGCGACCGTGTACGCTGGATCCTCGGATGGATTGATTAACTTTTGGGAATTTGAAAAACAAGCGTTGTCTCACGGTGGGGTTTTGAGGGGACATAAACTTGCGGTTCTTTGCCTTGCAACCGCAGGGAACTTGTTGTTGAGTGGCTCCGCGGATAAGAGTATATGTGTATGGAGAAGGGAAGGAGGTGGCATTCACACATGTTTATCGGTTTTGAATGGACATACCGGACCGGTTAAATGTTTGGCTGTCCAAGAACGAAGTGAAGACAATGAAAATGACGAGAACTATCAAGAGTGGGTTGTTTATAGTGGTAGTTTGGATAATTCTGTTAATCTTTGGCGTGTTTCGGAACAACCACAAATAtgcaaccgttaa